CGTCTGGGTAAAAAGTTTTTTCAGCATGTTGCCCCCTTAAATGGCATAGATCGTGATGTCGGCAAGCGCCGAGATATCTGCAGCGGCGGCCGCAGCAGTGGCAGTGGCATCACCTACGAGAAGGTTTTCGGCCACGACGGTTCCATGCCGAACGACACCGGCGACGGTGGTTTCGGCGGTATCGATCTCCTCAACCAGAACCCCTTTGGGAACTTTGGTCGTATCCGTTGCGGCTGGATCATATGGAACATACGCCCCCGCGCCGTCAAGCGCTACGATTAGCCCCTTGGGAAGTAGGCCCTGAGCTGCGGCAAACGATCCCGCCACGACGACACCCGGATGGGTGCGGTCGATGATCGGTTTGTCGTCGAAAGTGTTGGTACCGAGATTTGCTTTGAACATCTCCTATCCTTTTTTTAGAATTTTGTCGGATCGATATAGGTATCGTTTCCGTTTGAACCGTGCTGCTTGTTATCGAACATGTCGTCTTCGGGCTTCTGGATCATCGGCTTTGCCGAAGCGATAAACGCGTCAAACCCCTCCGGGTCGCTTTTGCACATTTTCAGCGCGTGATCCTTTTGATCCGGGTGCAGTTTTTTGGCGGCGATCGCCGCTTCCACTTTTCCTTCCGCCTGAGCGTCAGCATGTTTTTCGTTTTCGGCTTTGAGCGCTTCGTTGTCGGCCTTGAGCTTTTCGTTCTCCGCCTTGAGCGCCTCCTCTTCTTCTTTTGTCATGGTCCCTTCCTCCTTTTCGTGGTTGGTCTGTGTGAGTTTGTTGAGCCGCACCTCTCCGAGCTCTTCGAGAAACGGCTTGTTCGTCAGCGCGATCGAATGGAGCGTCCACCCGATGTTGCTGCCGTCCGTCTGCGCGAGCGTGTTCGGAGCGAACACCGGGGAGAGGTAGCGGTATTCCTTGGCCGCGATGTGTGCGGCCGCTTTTTCGGTCCACTCGATCTTTGCCCAGAGCTCTCCGTTCTCGGCCTTGAGCGATACGGGGTCTTTTTTGACCCATCCGGATGCCGGAGCGGTAACGCCACAGAGGGTCTGGTGTTCGTAGTCGACGACGATATCGATCGCCGCACGTTCGTAGTTGGAGACCATCTGCTCGAAAATGTTCTGGTTCATCTCGAACGTTCCGCTGCTGTGGCCGTCCCATTTTCCGGTCACGCCGATTTTAATCCACGGCGAATCGGAGGTAATTTCCAGTGATTTTTTCAGGACGACCAGGTTTTCGGTCGGACCCGACAGTACGATCAGCACGGGGGTGTTCATGCAATCTCCTCGTTTATGGTTTGGTTGTACAGGGTGGCGGTGATCGTCATGAGGTAGACGTTCAGGTAGGCGGAATCTTTGGCGGCATCGAATATTTTTTTGTACTTGATCACGTTAATGGGATCGGAGCCCCCTACCGACACGCGCATCAGCGACTGGCGGATCCCGAAGATGTAGTCCAGGAGCGAGACGTTCGTTTCGCTGCGCAGCTGCTCCTGCGCCGAATAGGTGACGTGCGCTATATATAAAGAAAAAGTGACGTTTTCGCGGTAAAGCTCATCGGGTTTGGCCTCGACGAAATCGACCATGACTCCGGGCAGGAACGTTTTGAATATCTTGGCCTGTTCGGGACGGTCGAATTCTCCGAAGTACTCTTTGACATTAAGACCGGTGGCCTGCAGATGTTCAATCAGTGCCGACTGGAACGTAGCGATCACGTGCGCCCTTTTTCTGAAATGATGGCGTATCGTACCTCCTGTGCGTCACGCTGCGCGACTCACGTACCGGAGCACGGTTCCTGAAAAAAGGAGTTGAATAGAAAAGCGGAAAGGTTTAGGGGCATCATTGCAGCGACCATAAAAAAAGGTGCGTGAATGGAACTCCTGAGTCAGATGATGCCGTTGCTCAATTTCGCGATGGTATTCATCGTGATCCCTCTTTATAAAACGATCCGAAATCAGGAGACCCAGATCGGGCAGCTCAAGACGATCATCACTGACCAGCAAAAACAGATCGAGCTGCTCGAAGCGATCGTATTCGAATCGGCCAGCGCCGAAGTCGTCCGGAAGCACCTGCTCAGACGGGGGAACCATGTCCAACGAGACTGAAAACCTGATCCAATACGGAACCATCGTATCGGTAGATCCGCAAGGCCGTGCGCTTGTACGTGTCGAGATCGACGAGCGCATTACCGACTGGATCCCTTACAAGATGAAGGCATCGTCTTACATCAAAATATGGATCCCGCCGCAGATCGGCGAGCAGGTCGAGGTCGTTTCTCCTTTCGGTGAGGGAGACAGCGGCCATGCCGAGGGATCGATCTACAACAAATCGTGCAAAGAACCCGACGGTGCCAACTCCCATACGACGATCATCGAGTGGCACAACGGAGCACGGGTGGCGGTCGATACCCAAGCAGGGACGATGGACATATCGAACCCGGGGGATGTTTCGATCACGGCTCCTATTGTAAAAATTAACGGCAACCTCGCCGTCAGCGGCATGATCACCGACTCCAGAGGTGATTTGACCAACTTCACTACAACAGATGGGGCGGCACGAGCATGAATCTCGCACAGCGCATCACCCGTATTTTGACGACACGGCTCGGCGAACGGGTAGGTATGCCGACGTATGGATCGGAACTCTACCGGCTGCGCGATCGCGGTCTCACTCAGGAAACGCGGCTGCTGTTTGCAAAATACTGCAAAGAGGCGATCGAGAAGTGGGAAAACGTCAAAGTTACGAAAGCAGAGCTGACATCTCTCGATGCGGTCAACGGGGTATTCGGATTTACACTGACGCTATCAAACGGTGACGCGCTCACCGGGGAGGCTGTGGCATGAACATCCCTCCGATGTGTGAGATCAAAACTTTCGATCAGATCAAAAGCGAGCTGGTGGCAATCCACCAGACAAACGTGCCAGAGTACATTCCGAACGAATCGGATGACACGATGCCGCTCATCGGTACGTTCAGCTACCGGGAACTGCAGCTTCGCACCCATGTAAACGAACTGGTGCGCCAGAGTTTCTGGCAGACGGCGACGGGAGAGTACCTGGACTTCCACGCTGCCGAATTTTTTATTAAGCGGGACAAAGGGGCCAAGCCTACCGCTACGGTCAAGTTCACGCTGAACACGACGCTTCCATCCGCCTATGTGTTCGAAGCCGGTCTTGTCCTGGTCAATACCGACGGGTCCACGGCCGAACTACTCGCGGATGTCACGATCGGCGCCGGGATGACTGAGGCAGACGGGATTGTCGAACTGCAGATCTATACGGCAGGATCGGATGCGACCGTGGTGTCTACGATGGTGCCGAAGGCGTATTTGTCATCGACCACACAGCTCACCCCCTACGCCAACGGTTCAAACCCTATGGAAGATGAAGCGCTAAGAGCCCTGATCGCCCTGGCGGACGAGCAGTTTACTACGGCAGGAAGCATTCAGAGCTACAAGTACTGGGCGCGCCAGTCCGATGCGCGAATCGACGACGTCCATGTCTACCGGATCACGCCCGGAGAGGTCGAAGTCGTAGTCCATAGTCTTGTCGGTGTGGATGCGGCGATGCTCAGTAGGGTCGAATCGTCAGTTTCTGCAGAAATCCACAGACCGCTGAACGATACGGTCAATGTCCGTGCGGCTACGATCATCAACTACACGGTGGCTGTGGTGATTTCCGTATCGCCGGATGTCGACGCCGCAACAACTCTGGCCGAGGCGAAATCCAGACTCGAAGAGCGGCTATCGGCGATCGGGATCGGCAAGAGTGTCACGATCGGGATGATTATCGCGGCCCTTTCGGTGGACGGGGTCGAGGATGTCAGCGTAAGCTCACCGGCGGCAACCGTCGGATGCGGAGAGGACGAGGTCGCCATCCCGACCACCGTGGAGGTGTCCGTTGGCTAATCTGATCCCCCAACACTACACCGACCGGGAGAGAAAGCTCGACCTGATATGCGAGGCGGTATTTGAGCGGATCATGGGCAGTCTATGGACCGGACGTCTGCACGATCCCATGACATGCGACGCTCGGTTCTTGTTTGCGGTCGGGAAATACTACGGCGTAGAGTACTGGTGGCAGAACATCACCGAAGAAGAACACCGAGCGATCATCGCGGCATTCCCGATGATCAAACGCAGACGCGGAACGCTGTGGTCTGTCAAGCAGGCACTCAACGTTATCGACAAATATGGCCGTATCACAGAAGGGGATTTCCAATATAAACATGACGGTATTGTATTCAGAGACGGGAGTGTGCAGCGCGGCTATGCTTCACACTGGGCCGAGTTTGTCATTGTTGCAAGCCGGGCAATATCCAATGCCCAGGGGCTTCAGCTTCGCAAACTGATGGAGAGTGTAGCCCCTGCCAGATCGAGATTGATCCGTATCGACTATACGATCGCAGCGCTTACACGCAACGGAACTTTTTTCCGTAATGGAACTTATAACAGAGGAGCTGCATAAATGGCCTATTTAGATGAAGCAGAAGTATGGGAAGAAGGCATTTACCAATGGGAAACAACCGATCCGCTAATCGGAGGCCCGAATGGTATCGATAACGTTCCGACGAAACAACTGGCAAATCGTACCGCATGGCTGAAAAAACTATTCACAGACCTGTTCAACGGGGAGGTATCTGCCTTGAAGGCAGACACGCTTACCACAGCGCGGAAGATCAATGGGGTCAACTTCGACGGATCATCTGATATTACGATCACAGCTGAACCAACTGAGCATACTCACAATGAGATTGTGCCTGCCGGTACTGTTTGCTATTTTGCTCAGAGCACTCCTCCTGGCGGTTGGATCAAAGCCAATGGAGCGTTGGTATCGAGAACTGCTTATGCGGCTTTGTTTGCTGCTATCGGTACTACATTCGGTGCTGGAGATGGGTCGACTACATTCAAACTGCCTGATTTGCGTGGAGAGTTTCTGCGCGGATGGGATGATGGCAGAGGCGTGGATAGCGGTCGTGCATTTGGTAGTTCACAATCAGGAGATATCCAGTCGCACTCACACAACCTTGGGCTATACGGTAACGTACCAGCTGTTACCAGTGTAGCTGCTTCATCTGGATCATCATTGGGTGCGTGGGCTACAACTACATCATCAGGCGGTTCAGAAACGCGCCCACGCAATATCGCCATGCTTGCATGCATCAAATATTAAGGAGTTCCTATGGAAATCTACAATTATGAAGAAAACGGAAAATTCGCAGGGATCTCAAAAGCTGA
The DNA window shown above is from Campylobacterota bacterium and carries:
- a CDS encoding phage tail protein produces the protein MANLIPQHYTDRERKLDLICEAVFERIMGSLWTGRLHDPMTCDARFLFAVGKYYGVEYWWQNITEEEHRAIIAAFPMIKRRRGTLWSVKQALNVIDKYGRITEGDFQYKHDGIVFRDGSVQRGYASHWAEFVIVASRAISNAQGLQLRKLMESVAPARSRLIRIDYTIAALTRNGTFFRNGTYNRGAA
- a CDS encoding phage baseplate assembly protein V, whose product is MSNETENLIQYGTIVSVDPQGRALVRVEIDERITDWIPYKMKASSYIKIWIPPQIGEQVEVVSPFGEGDSGHAEGSIYNKSCKEPDGANSHTTIIEWHNGARVAVDTQAGTMDISNPGDVSITAPIVKINGNLAVSGMITDSRGDLTNFTTTDGAARA
- a CDS encoding phage tail protein — protein: MAYLDEAEVWEEGIYQWETTDPLIGGPNGIDNVPTKQLANRTAWLKKLFTDLFNGEVSALKADTLTTARKINGVNFDGSSDITITAEPTEHTHNEIVPAGTVCYFAQSTPPGGWIKANGALVSRTAYAALFAAIGTTFGAGDGSTTFKLPDLRGEFLRGWDDGRGVDSGRAFGSSQSGDIQSHSHNLGLYGNVPAVTSVAASSGSSLGAWATTTSSGGSETRPRNIAMLACIKY
- a CDS encoding head decoration protein; translated protein: MFKANLGTNTFDDKPIIDRTHPGVVVAGSFAAAQGLLPKGLIVALDGAGAYVPYDPAATDTTKVPKGVLVEEIDTAETTVAGVVRHGTVVAENLLVGDATATAAAAAADISALADITIYAI
- a CDS encoding phage protease, whose product is MNTPVLIVLSGPTENLVVLKKSLEITSDSPWIKIGVTGKWDGHSSGTFEMNQNIFEQMVSNYERAAIDIVVDYEHQTLCGVTAPASGWVKKDPVSLKAENGELWAKIEWTEKAAAHIAAKEYRYLSPVFAPNTLAQTDGSNIGWTLHSIALTNKPFLEELGEVRLNKLTQTNHEKEEGTMTKEEEEALKAENEKLKADNEALKAENEKHADAQAEGKVEAAIAAKKLHPDQKDHALKMCKSDPEGFDAFIASAKPMIQKPEDDMFDNKQHGSNGNDTYIDPTKF
- a CDS encoding GPW/gp25 family protein, whose product is MNLAQRITRILTTRLGERVGMPTYGSELYRLRDRGLTQETRLLFAKYCKEAIEKWENVKVTKAELTSLDAVNGVFGFTLTLSNGDALTGEAVA
- a CDS encoding baseplate J/gp47 family protein; protein product: MNIPPMCEIKTFDQIKSELVAIHQTNVPEYIPNESDDTMPLIGTFSYRELQLRTHVNELVRQSFWQTATGEYLDFHAAEFFIKRDKGAKPTATVKFTLNTTLPSAYVFEAGLVLVNTDGSTAELLADVTIGAGMTEADGIVELQIYTAGSDATVVSTMVPKAYLSSTTQLTPYANGSNPMEDEALRALIALADEQFTTAGSIQSYKYWARQSDARIDDVHVYRITPGEVEVVVHSLVGVDAAMLSRVESSVSAEIHRPLNDTVNVRAATIINYTVAVVISVSPDVDAATTLAEAKSRLEERLSAIGIGKSVTIGMIIAALSVDGVEDVSVSSPAATVGCGEDEVAIPTTVEVSVG